Proteins from a genomic interval of uncultured Methanocorpusculum sp.:
- a CDS encoding ABC transporter permease yields the protein MKWYIKLILPALVLVVWEVAAILMNNAYILPRVETVLAVFATPFADLYGCGSLVENSWVSIYRVTLGFIIACIIAVPLGIILGRYPVLEQFSDSLIQILRPIPPMAWVPLSLAWFGLGLTPILFIIVIGCIFPILVNTIDGVKRVKRSWVETAKIYLANERQIITKVIIPAAGPAIWNGLRVGFGIAWMSVVAAEMMPGTVSGLGYLIMYTYNWGQVQMVIAGMIAIGIIGIAMDQFFQYVLRTKFAWEVLDK from the coding sequence ATGAAATGGTACATTAAGCTGATACTTCCAGCACTTGTTCTCGTAGTGTGGGAAGTTGCAGCAATTCTGATGAATAATGCATACATCCTTCCGCGGGTGGAAACCGTCCTTGCCGTCTTTGCAACCCCGTTTGCCGATCTTTACGGCTGCGGGAGTCTTGTTGAGAACAGCTGGGTCAGTATTTACCGGGTAACTCTTGGTTTCATCATCGCCTGTATTATCGCCGTCCCTCTGGGAATCATTCTCGGCCGGTATCCTGTTCTTGAGCAGTTCTCCGATAGTCTTATCCAGATTCTACGTCCCATCCCTCCAATGGCCTGGGTGCCTTTATCCCTTGCATGGTTCGGTTTGGGTCTCACGCCGATCCTGTTCATTATTGTGATTGGCTGTATATTCCCAATTCTTGTCAATACTATTGACGGTGTGAAGAGGGTGAAGAGAAGCTGGGTCGAAACTGCGAAGATTTATCTGGCAAATGAACGCCAGATCATCACCAAGGTCATTATTCCGGCTGCGGGTCCTGCAATCTGGAACGGTCTTCGTGTCGGTTTCGGTATTGCATGGATGAGCGTTGTCGCTGCGGAAATGATGCCCGGAACCGTGTCGGGTCTTGGATATCTCATCATGTACACCTATAACTGGGGTCAGGTCCAGATGGTTATTGCCGGTATGATTGCCATCGGCATCATCGGTATT
- a CDS encoding ABC transporter substrate-binding protein has protein sequence MVVFTAGCTDTGSDNATVEILYTGAGTMPGLLATGQIDGYINWQPFVAVALEGDIGKVISYSQDLPPKGTWTNHTCCVFGANSKALEDPEIASSLSALMILGNKYINDNPDNAAVLTADWLFSSQNMTYGNVTVSSVDVMKTSIPTIKFSSEVTESWMDSNEAFILSQRELGLVTSKLATTSADESAELLYDFGPYESAVAQIESGTFITPDATSTISIGYLPSDHHAPLFVLLKDWEYFKDTYNCYLKPVTEKTGKITDAELYINGQKIADVKLVEGTGGPQLMTLLQQNAIQYALAGTPPFISAVDKSTGDMSLKILSPIMLEGSGLVASVSSPANDWDSFVAWVKARSAEGKNVVLGDPQLGSIQDVQLKAALESASIAYVVKSA, from the coding sequence ATGGTAGTTTTTACCGCAGGATGTACTGATACGGGAAGTGATAATGCTACCGTGGAGATTCTCTATACCGGAGCCGGAACCATGCCCGGGCTTCTCGCGACCGGTCAGATCGACGGATACATCAACTGGCAGCCTTTTGTTGCCGTCGCATTAGAAGGTGACATCGGAAAAGTAATCTCCTACAGTCAGGATCTCCCTCCAAAAGGAACCTGGACAAACCATACCTGTTGTGTGTTTGGCGCTAACTCCAAAGCTCTGGAGGATCCTGAAATTGCCTCAAGTCTTTCGGCTCTGATGATCCTTGGAAACAAGTATATCAATGACAATCCGGATAATGCAGCCGTATTAACTGCCGACTGGCTCTTTTCCAGCCAGAACATGACCTATGGTAATGTGACCGTCAGTTCCGTCGATGTGATGAAGACTTCGATCCCGACTATCAAGTTCTCCAGTGAAGTTACCGAATCCTGGATGGACAGCAATGAGGCATTCATCCTGTCGCAGCGCGAACTTGGTCTCGTTACTTCCAAACTCGCCACGACATCTGCGGATGAGTCAGCAGAACTTCTCTATGACTTCGGTCCGTATGAGTCGGCAGTTGCTCAGATCGAAAGTGGAACATTCATCACGCCCGATGCGACGTCAACGATTTCGATAGGGTATCTTCCAAGCGATCACCACGCACCCCTGTTCGTTCTCCTGAAAGACTGGGAGTACTTCAAGGACACCTATAACTGCTATCTGAAACCCGTCACGGAAAAGACCGGAAAGATCACCGATGCTGAACTTTACATCAATGGTCAGAAGATCGCCGATGTCAAGCTCGTCGAAGGAACCGGCGGACCTCAACTGATGACCCTTCTCCAGCAGAATGCTATCCAGTATGCACTTGCCGGCACGCCGCCTTTCATCAGCGCGGTTGATAAGAGTACCGGTGACATGAGTCTCAAGATCCTCTCACCAATTATGCTCGAAGGATCCGGACTTGTCGCTTCCGTCTCTTCCCCCGCAAACGACTGGGACAGTTTTGTTGCCTGGGTCAAAGCCCGCAGTGCCGAAGGCAAGAATGTTGTTCTTGGCGATCCTCAGCTTGGTTCCATTCAGGATGTTCAGCTGAAAGCAGCTCTTGAATCGGCCAGTATTGCCTACGTGGTAAAATCCGCGTAA
- a CDS encoding ketopantoate reductase family protein produces the protein MRILILGAGAVGLSVAAKLSKYADVFAVCRERCSTSIEKDGFILTGIWGTETVRFPCGITPPKGPWDYIIISTKATATREICNQYNHLFGDAEIVSLQNGIGNEDVIAEYTDKVIGAMIITGFEWKADNAVFVSVDGGATAFGRYPGGADRKAELLAELFNKAGMRANATDNIRGIIWSKALYSCSLNPLGAIMECPYGDLLKEPAWNIITRIVHEAFEVARAENVTLAQKTADEYLVFLKTKKIPPTAAHFSSMYQDIAAGRKTEIDYINGAIVSLGKKHEIPTTVNETIVNLTHFKEELSCG, from the coding sequence ATGAGAATATTAATACTTGGTGCCGGAGCAGTAGGGCTGTCAGTCGCCGCAAAATTATCGAAATATGCTGACGTTTTCGCAGTGTGCCGGGAGAGATGCAGCACATCCATTGAAAAAGACGGCTTTATTCTAACAGGAATCTGGGGAACGGAAACGGTTCGGTTTCCTTGCGGAATAACGCCGCCGAAAGGACCTTGGGATTATATCATAATATCTACCAAAGCTACCGCCACCCGGGAAATATGCAATCAGTATAATCATCTGTTTGGTGATGCAGAGATCGTGAGTCTCCAGAACGGAATAGGAAATGAGGACGTCATTGCCGAATACACCGACAAGGTAATTGGTGCAATGATCATAACCGGATTTGAATGGAAAGCAGACAATGCGGTGTTCGTATCCGTCGACGGCGGAGCTACGGCCTTTGGAAGATATCCGGGGGGAGCTGATAGAAAAGCGGAACTCCTTGCCGAACTCTTCAATAAAGCCGGCATGCGGGCGAACGCCACCGACAATATCCGAGGAATTATCTGGTCGAAGGCATTATACAGCTGCTCGCTGAATCCTCTTGGAGCGATCATGGAATGCCCGTATGGAGATCTCTTAAAAGAGCCGGCCTGGAACATAATCACCAGGATCGTTCACGAAGCCTTTGAGGTAGCACGAGCGGAAAACGTCACTCTGGCACAAAAAACAGCTGACGAGTATCTTGTATTCCTGAAGACGAAGAAGATTCCTCCAACAGCCGCACATTTCTCCTCAATGTATCAGGATATTGCTGCCGGCCGCAAAACCGAGATCGATTATATCAACGGGGCAATCGTCTCGCTGGGTAAAAAACACGAAATCCCAACCACCGTGAATGAAACAATCGTGAATTTGACACATTTCAAAGAGGAGCTCTCATGCGGGTAA
- a CDS encoding molybdenum cofactor guanylyltransferase, with amino-acid sequence MRVKRSAMILAGGEARRVNGREKYLFSYRGCSFISRLVMTFQGLVDEIVIVAKNEKQTEHFAVLPDIVRCTWDKKPGLGPIGGISSGLDEILGELVFISACDMPTIHKPIVQYLFENIGEYDAIIPEWENTDLEPLHAVYRVSALRNYVAKHESLSLRDMVNTLNTKRIPPEMFRTIDPDLESFRNVNTLEELLAMGPEAAYQEKHPEK; translated from the coding sequence ATGCGGGTAAAACGTTCTGCGATGATCCTTGCAGGAGGAGAAGCGCGACGAGTGAACGGTCGCGAAAAATATCTGTTTTCATACAGGGGATGCTCCTTCATCTCCCGACTTGTTATGACTTTCCAAGGGCTCGTTGATGAAATCGTCATCGTGGCAAAAAATGAGAAGCAAACCGAGCATTTTGCCGTGCTGCCCGATATTGTCAGATGTACCTGGGACAAAAAACCCGGGCTTGGACCAATTGGCGGGATTTCTTCGGGACTTGACGAAATTCTCGGCGAACTAGTGTTCATCTCTGCATGCGACATGCCCACGATCCACAAACCAATCGTACAATACCTCTTTGAAAATATCGGAGAGTATGATGCCATCATTCCCGAATGGGAAAACACCGACCTTGAACCGCTCCATGCAGTTTACCGGGTATCGGCACTGAGAAATTATGTCGCAAAACATGAATCACTTTCACTCCGCGACATGGTAAATACATTAAATACAAAACGGATACCGCCCGAAATGTTTCGAACAATCGATCCGGACCTTGAAAGTTTCAGGAATGTAAATACGCTTGAAGAACTGCTTGCCATGGGCCCTGAAGCAGCCTATCAGGAAAAGCATCCTGAAAAGTAA
- a CDS encoding NusA-like transcription termination signal-binding factor — protein MSEITISEDAMRMIAQFENLTGAGARDCVVDDKFGRILFVINPGEMGLAIGKKGASIKKASDAFGKKVEVVEYNPDKVQFIRNCFLPVHVQTVTFEEDEEENTEVAYIEVADTDRGLAIGKEGRNIIKAKKLAFRQFDIANVELKQEEEEESEEDEL, from the coding sequence ATGAGTGAGATAACTATTTCCGAAGACGCCATGCGCATGATTGCCCAGTTTGAGAATCTCACCGGTGCAGGCGCGAGAGACTGCGTTGTCGATGATAAATTCGGCCGTATCCTCTTCGTCATCAACCCAGGAGAGATGGGACTTGCAATCGGAAAGAAGGGTGCCAGCATCAAGAAGGCATCTGACGCTTTCGGTAAGAAGGTCGAGGTCGTTGAATACAACCCGGACAAGGTTCAGTTCATCAGAAACTGTTTCCTCCCAGTCCACGTCCAGACCGTTACCTTCGAAGAGGATGAAGAGGAAAACACCGAAGTTGCCTACATCGAGGTTGCAGATACCGATCGCGGTCTTGCAATCGGAAAAGAAGGCAGAAACATCATCAAAGCGAAGAAACTTGCCTTCCGCCAGTTTGATATCGCCAACGTCGAGCTCAAACAGGAAGAGGAAGAAGAGTCCGAAGAGGATGAGTTATAA
- a CDS encoding 50S ribosomal protein L30e, with translation MDFNLSLRRAMKTGEVTLGQNSVEKIVAENKAELVIIAKNAPAQIRNFLAANENVPLYEFDGSSRQLGKECGRDHMISVLAIVNAGESDILSLKSE, from the coding sequence ATGGATTTCAACTTATCTTTAAGAAGAGCAATGAAAACCGGCGAGGTAACTCTCGGTCAGAACTCTGTTGAGAAAATCGTTGCTGAGAACAAAGCAGAACTCGTCATCATCGCAAAGAATGCTCCGGCACAGATCCGTAACTTCCTTGCTGCAAACGAAAACGTCCCTCTTTATGAGTTTGACGGCAGCTCCCGTCAGCTTGGAAAAGAATGCGGTAGAGATCACATGATCAGCGTCCTTGCAATCGTCAACGCTGGCGAGTCCGATATCCTCTCCCTTAAGAGTGAATAA
- a CDS encoding DEAD/DEAH box helicase, translating into MEETKTFAEFAISEELLQAIGDMGFEEPTPIQAMAIPQILDGKDVTGQAQTGTGKTAAFGIPIIERLDPDNKNVQALVLSPTRELAIQTAEEFSRLMKYKKGLNVVPIYGGQPIERQLRALKGTVQVVIGTPGRVIDHIKRGTLHLDSITMFILDEADQMLDMGFREDIEDIFRDTPKDRQTILFSATMPQPILDITRRFQHDPQFLKITRKELTVPQIEQTYIEVRERDKLEALCRTLDMNNPELALVFCNTKRTVDDLMSRMQARGYFVEALHGDMKQQQRDRVMARFRSGSIDVLIATDVAARGIDVDDVDIVFNYDVPQDVEYYVHRIGRTARAGRTGKSVTFVAPREIYKLRDIQRYAKIQIAKTPLPTLDDVAEMKQQIFLDKVRDIMAAGNLELYLPLVEQLLETETEADSESASEITSIQVAAALLKMHLDSGKNAAQSEEIKPLQPSPSSSETFTPGTVENSGAEPGMVRFRISLGKNQQIRPKDIVGAFAGECDIPGSSIGRIDLYNNYSYVDVPLEHANLVAEVMGSKTIRGQELEISIAAPRTPEEEERERDRDRSGDRRGGSSGYRSGDRNSGSGERRSYGNSGSGDRRSFSRGSGERRSYGNSGSGDRRSFSRGSGDRSSSRRDSGHGFYGRD; encoded by the coding sequence ATGGAGGAAACTAAAACATTCGCGGAGTTCGCTATCTCTGAAGAACTACTTCAGGCGATAGGCGATATGGGATTTGAGGAGCCTACACCTATCCAGGCAATGGCAATACCACAGATTCTTGATGGGAAAGATGTAACGGGGCAGGCTCAGACGGGAACGGGAAAAACGGCAGCGTTTGGGATTCCAATTATTGAACGGCTTGATCCAGATAACAAAAATGTACAGGCACTTGTCCTGTCCCCAACAAGGGAACTTGCAATACAGACCGCCGAGGAATTTTCCCGGCTGATGAAATATAAAAAAGGACTGAACGTTGTTCCTATCTACGGCGGACAGCCGATCGAACGTCAGCTTCGTGCCCTCAAAGGTACGGTGCAGGTCGTCATCGGAACCCCGGGTCGTGTCATTGATCATATTAAACGCGGTACACTGCATCTCGATTCAATCACCATGTTCATCTTGGATGAAGCTGATCAGATGCTCGATATGGGTTTCCGTGAGGATATCGAGGATATTTTCCGCGATACTCCCAAAGACCGGCAGACAATTCTGTTTTCGGCAACAATGCCGCAGCCGATCCTGGACATTACCAGAAGGTTCCAGCATGATCCGCAGTTTCTGAAGATCACCCGCAAGGAACTTACGGTCCCCCAGATCGAACAGACATATATTGAGGTCAGAGAACGCGACAAGCTTGAAGCGCTCTGCCGTACTCTTGATATGAACAACCCAGAACTTGCTCTTGTGTTCTGTAACACAAAGAGAACGGTGGATGATTTAATGAGCCGCATGCAGGCGCGCGGATACTTTGTGGAAGCTCTCCACGGAGATATGAAGCAGCAGCAGCGTGACCGCGTCATGGCACGCTTCCGGTCAGGGTCCATCGATGTTCTGATCGCAACGGATGTTGCGGCCCGCGGTATCGACGTCGACGATGTGGATATCGTTTTCAATTACGATGTTCCTCAGGATGTCGAGTATTATGTTCACCGGATCGGCAGAACTGCCCGTGCCGGCAGGACCGGAAAATCCGTGACGTTTGTCGCTCCTCGTGAGATCTACAAACTCCGGGATATCCAGCGGTATGCAAAGATCCAGATTGCCAAGACTCCTCTGCCGACACTTGACGATGTTGCCGAGATGAAGCAGCAGATCTTCCTCGACAAAGTTAGGGACATCATGGCTGCAGGAAATCTTGAGCTCTATCTGCCTCTTGTCGAGCAGCTTCTCGAGACGGAAACCGAAGCCGATTCCGAGTCCGCCTCGGAAATAACCAGTATCCAGGTTGCGGCAGCTCTTCTCAAGATGCATCTTGACAGCGGTAAAAACGCCGCTCAGAGTGAAGAGATCAAACCTCTCCAGCCCTCCCCCTCAAGTTCTGAGACGTTCACGCCCGGGACTGTTGAGAACAGCGGTGCCGAGCCCGGCATGGTAAGATTCCGTATATCCCTTGGTAAGAATCAGCAGATCCGTCCAAAGGATATTGTCGGGGCCTTTGCAGGAGAGTGCGACATACCCGGCTCTTCGATTGGAAGAATCGATCTCTACAACAACTACTCTTACGTAGATGTCCCCTTAGAGCATGCCAACCTTGTTGCCGAAGTCATGGGTTCCAAGACCATTCGCGGTCAGGAACTTGAGATTTCCATCGCAGCACCGCGTACTCCGGAAGAAGAGGAACGTGAGCGGGATCGGGACAGAAGCGGAGATAGGCGCGGCGGATCCTCAGGATACCGCAGTGGTGATCGTAACTCCGGCAGCGGTGAACGCCGCAGCTATGGAAATTCCGGAAGCGGCGACCGAAGAAGTTTCAGCCGTGGAAGCGGTGAACGCCGCAGCTATGGAAATTCCGGAAGCGGCGACCGAAGAAGTTTCAGCCGTGGAAGCGGTGATCGGAGTTCCTCCAGAAGGGATTCAGGTCACGGTTTCTACGGAAGAGACTAA
- the thpR gene encoding RNA 2',3'-cyclic phosphodiesterase codes for MVRVFIAVEPAKEIRDKLEEAGMSLRGSAARLALPTSDQMHITLKFLGEVPEKKIPKISEALEKVKSVPFQLQAAKVSTFGKRVIKAEVTDQGCCADIAKQIDVFLLPLGFPKEARPFSPHITLARIKEYAPDLQEKTDALCDAEFGTCMIEEILLKQSTLTPRGSIYTTLARVKL; via the coding sequence ATGGTACGGGTATTTATAGCAGTTGAACCTGCAAAGGAGATAAGAGATAAGCTGGAAGAGGCGGGAATGTCGCTTCGCGGGTCAGCGGCACGACTGGCGCTGCCGACATCCGATCAAATGCATATAACCCTGAAGTTCCTTGGAGAGGTCCCGGAAAAGAAAATCCCGAAAATATCTGAAGCTCTGGAAAAAGTGAAAAGTGTCCCGTTCCAACTGCAGGCGGCCAAAGTCAGCACGTTTGGTAAGCGGGTTATCAAAGCCGAAGTGACCGATCAGGGGTGTTGTGCGGATATTGCAAAACAGATCGACGTATTTCTTCTCCCTCTTGGATTTCCAAAAGAGGCACGACCGTTTTCCCCCCATATTACCCTTGCACGAATCAAAGAATATGCACCGGATCTCCAGGAAAAAACGGATGCACTTTGCGATGCTGAATTTGGTACCTGTATGATTGAAGAGATTCTCCTAAAACAGAGCACATTAACCCCCAGAGGGTCCATATATACAACACTCGCCCGGGTGAAGTTATGA
- the cca gene encoding CCA tRNA nucleotidyltransferase: protein MRNAIEEKILQNIRPTEKERREVFEMGQKLIEAVREIAGVPAMMTGSVARGTWVQGDKDIDIFMLFPPTLSRDELQDKGLAAAYSVVEKFNGSSEEKYAEHPYLNAVIEGFDVDLVPCYHVESTAEMKCAVDRTPFHTRYLLDRIDGLQDEVLLMKQFSKGGGVYGSDHMTGGFSGYLCELLVLAYGGFNELLQAAAKFRFGEVIDIEGFYPDKKTIRKLFSEPLIVIDPTDKNRNVAAALTPTRFSEFMELARDYCTKPDTCYFTPDSPTSISKEKFAETLEMRGTTMLALSFETPAYVPDTVVPQLRKTMESIRNQLTAEDFHVHRAEVAMGADHCLILFELLVADLPTITLRNGPPVWVHDNADKFVDKYLRENPFAGPWIEEDRYYTEVERKYTHASDLLADKQMIISGSIGKHVRISMEEEYTILKDEDIWSPEFTFFLSAYFAKSSHAVRKLRVLEHQ from the coding sequence ATGAGGAATGCAATAGAAGAAAAAATATTACAAAATATCCGTCCAACGGAAAAGGAACGGCGCGAAGTATTTGAGATGGGGCAAAAACTCATCGAAGCAGTGAGAGAAATCGCCGGCGTTCCAGCCATGATGACTGGATCCGTGGCCAGAGGAACGTGGGTGCAGGGCGACAAGGACATAGATATTTTCATGCTGTTTCCCCCCACCCTGTCAAGGGACGAACTGCAGGATAAAGGACTTGCCGCTGCATACAGCGTTGTGGAAAAATTCAACGGGTCGTCCGAGGAAAAATACGCAGAACATCCCTACCTGAATGCCGTCATCGAAGGTTTCGACGTGGATCTTGTTCCCTGTTATCATGTTGAATCCACCGCCGAGATGAAATGCGCCGTTGACCGGACCCCCTTCCATACACGATATCTGCTCGACCGGATAGACGGACTTCAGGATGAAGTCCTCCTTATGAAACAGTTTTCAAAAGGAGGTGGCGTATACGGATCGGATCATATGACCGGAGGATTCTCCGGATATCTCTGCGAACTGCTCGTCCTTGCATATGGAGGATTCAACGAATTGCTCCAGGCAGCTGCAAAATTCCGCTTTGGAGAGGTCATCGATATCGAGGGATTTTACCCAGACAAAAAAACGATTCGAAAACTCTTCTCCGAACCATTAATCGTCATAGACCCGACCGATAAAAACAGAAACGTAGCGGCGGCATTGACACCCACGCGTTTCTCCGAGTTCATGGAGCTCGCCAGAGACTACTGTACAAAACCTGACACCTGCTACTTCACTCCGGACTCGCCGACCTCAATTTCAAAAGAGAAATTCGCAGAAACGCTTGAAATGAGGGGGACAACAATGCTGGCTTTGTCATTTGAAACACCCGCATATGTCCCCGACACCGTCGTTCCGCAGTTGAGAAAAACGATGGAGTCCATCAGAAATCAGCTGACCGCCGAAGACTTCCACGTTCATCGGGCGGAAGTGGCGATGGGGGCAGACCACTGTCTTATCCTCTTCGAACTGCTGGTCGCCGACCTGCCAACGATCACGCTGAGAAACGGACCGCCGGTTTGGGTTCACGACAACGCAGATAAATTCGTGGACAAGTACCTGCGGGAAAATCCTTTTGCCGGGCCTTGGATCGAGGAGGACCGTTATTATACCGAAGTGGAACGCAAATACACCCATGCATCGGATCTTCTGGCCGATAAGCAGATGATCATCTCCGGATCGATTGGAAAACATGTCAGGATCTCGATGGAGGAAGAATACACGATTCTTAAAGACGAAGATATATGGTCGCCTGAATTCACCTTCTTCCTGTCGGCATACTTTGCAAAAAGCTCCCATGCGGTCAGAAAACTCCGGGTACTTGAACACCAATGA
- the larE gene encoding ATP-dependent sacrificial sulfur transferase LarE: MTLSKILRENSPALVALSGGTDSMTLLAAFAKEGLPVFAATIKSEFTPPEEVTRAEHFARHLGVNWTVIDVSVLTEEKLRLNPQDRCYICKKLIMKKMLETADGKTVCDGTHADDSNEDRPGRKALTELGIFSPFALAGIGKKEIYALAKELGVPVIPSSSCLATRIPFGEKITEGDLKKIADSESFLRKKGITGMIRVRLSSGHAVIETEKNEMANAELYADDLKAFGFSTISFSEYKTGGSQTWNKIEQ, from the coding sequence ATGACATTATCCAAGATCCTAAGAGAAAATTCACCGGCTCTAGTAGCTCTTTCCGGTGGGACCGACAGTATGACTCTGCTTGCCGCATTCGCCAAAGAAGGGTTGCCGGTTTTTGCAGCCACTATCAAATCAGAGTTCACTCCTCCTGAAGAAGTCACTAGAGCGGAGCATTTCGCCCGACACCTTGGGGTAAACTGGACCGTAATCGATGTATCAGTTTTAACCGAAGAGAAACTGCGGCTCAATCCCCAGGACCGGTGTTATATCTGCAAAAAACTCATCATGAAAAAAATGCTCGAAACGGCTGACGGAAAAACTGTCTGTGACGGGACACATGCAGATGACTCAAACGAAGATCGTCCCGGAAGAAAAGCCCTCACGGAACTTGGAATCTTCAGCCCGTTTGCCTTGGCGGGAATCGGAAAAAAAGAGATATACGCACTCGCAAAGGAACTTGGCGTACCGGTGATTCCCTCGTCGTCGTGTCTTGCCACACGAATCCCGTTCGGCGAAAAAATCACAGAAGGCGATCTGAAAAAGATAGCAGACTCCGAATCATTCCTGCGGAAAAAAGGAATCACAGGGATGATTCGGGTACGTCTTTCATCTGGGCATGCCGTCATCGAAACCGAAAAAAATGAGATGGCCAACGCAGAATTATACGCAGATGATCTGAAGGCCTTCGGGTTTTCCACAATATCGTTTTCTGAATACAAAACAGGAGGTTCACAGACATGGAACAAAATAGAGCAGTAA
- the thiI gene encoding tRNA uracil 4-sulfurtransferase ThiI, which yields MEQNRAVMVRIGELWLKSEPVKKQFMLALTRNIKAALDTQDIEYSLEEYRGRLLIFGDAARIAPVVSRIFGIVDVSICETTTNRPEDMAKTALKFAETKLKSGMRFAVRARRQHVSGFTSQQLAGMIADAIWEKIPDFVVDLDDPEYEIFVEAREYGGIVYDERILGQGGLPLGTAGRAVALLSAGIDSPVAAWLMMQRGVVISGVFMDGGRWAGPATRTLAMDNVRILSTWCPGRSLPLWIVNLEPFFDSMTKTCDRHYTCLFCKRFMMRVAEEVAKENKMEGIVSGENLGQVASQTLQNMGVITESVKLPVLRPLLTYDKEEIVVISRRIGTYHESPGDTGCLAVPKKPATRSPQDLIDTEEEKLDMNDLIQQAVASAELWIAKDGEIFQKILTE from the coding sequence ATGGAACAAAATAGAGCAGTAATGGTTCGGATCGGAGAGCTTTGGCTCAAAAGCGAGCCGGTGAAAAAACAGTTCATGCTCGCGCTAACGCGGAATATCAAAGCAGCCCTGGATACACAGGACATAGAATATTCCCTCGAAGAGTATCGCGGTAGACTCCTGATCTTCGGCGATGCTGCGAGAATCGCCCCGGTCGTATCGAGGATATTTGGAATCGTTGACGTCAGCATCTGCGAAACGACCACAAACCGTCCCGAAGATATGGCAAAAACCGCCCTGAAGTTTGCCGAGACAAAACTCAAATCCGGTATGCGCTTTGCGGTCAGAGCCCGACGCCAGCATGTCAGCGGATTCACCAGTCAGCAGCTTGCGGGCATGATCGCCGACGCAATTTGGGAAAAAATCCCGGATTTCGTTGTCGATCTCGATGACCCTGAGTATGAAATCTTTGTAGAGGCACGGGAATACGGTGGAATTGTGTACGATGAACGAATCCTTGGACAGGGCGGACTTCCCCTTGGAACAGCCGGCCGGGCGGTAGCCCTTCTTTCAGCAGGCATCGATTCGCCGGTTGCCGCCTGGCTGATGATGCAAAGAGGTGTAGTCATCTCCGGCGTATTTATGGATGGGGGGAGATGGGCGGGGCCTGCCACGCGGACTCTGGCAATGGATAATGTCAGGATCCTTTCCACCTGGTGTCCCGGACGGAGCCTGCCGCTTTGGATCGTAAACCTTGAACCGTTCTTTGATTCGATGACAAAGACCTGCGACCGGCATTACACCTGCCTTTTCTGTAAGAGATTCATGATGCGGGTGGCCGAAGAGGTGGCGAAAGAGAATAAAATGGAGGGAATCGTCTCCGGAGAAAATCTCGGGCAGGTGGCATCACAAACTTTGCAGAATATGGGCGTCATCACCGAATCGGTGAAGCTTCCAGTTTTGCGCCCTCTCCTGACTTATGATAAGGAAGAGATCGTAGTGATCTCCCGAAGAATCGGCACTTATCACGAAAGCCCCGGTGACACGGGATGTCTCGCGGTCCCGAAAAAACCGGCAACGCGTTCTCCACAAGATCTGATCGATACCGAAGAAGAAAAGCTTGACATGAATGATCTCATCCAGCAGGCGGTTGCATCAGCAGAGCTTTGGATCGCCAAAGACGGAGAGATCTTCCAAAAAATACTCACCGAGTGA
- the hypC gene encoding HypC/HybG/HupF family hydrogenase formation chaperone, with the protein MCIAVPAEILEIRDGNIALVDYGELQQEVRIDLVDVKVGEFVLVHVGFAIQRLSREEGLETRELFKEVYKAMEEADHA; encoded by the coding sequence ATGTGTATTGCAGTTCCCGCTGAAATTCTTGAGATACGCGATGGAAATATCGCACTTGTTGATTACGGCGAACTCCAGCAGGAGGTCCGCATCGATTTGGTTGACGTAAAAGTCGGCGAGTTCGTTCTTGTACATGTAGGATTTGCCATTCAGCGGCTTTCTCGCGAAGAAGGATTGGAAACGCGGGAACTGTTTAAAGAAGTCTACAAAGCGATGGAAGAAGCGGACCATGCATGA